The following nucleotide sequence is from Ignisphaera sp..
CCTTCTGCATATGGCTAGTCTATGTACATAGATTAGCCTAGAGCTGCGCCTCGGGCAAGTTGATGAAGTGTTCCTAGGGTCTACAACAATTATTGGAACATTATGCTCAATCGCCTTGGCTATAATTGTGAATTGGAGCTTTCTGTAGGCAATAGTGTCAGCCTCCATCTAACGCTATTACTTCTACCACTGATAGAGTCTCTCAGGTGTTCAAGGTCTTCTAAGGCAACAGCGTGCTTTTGCTTATGTGCCTTAACAATTATCTCTTTTGCAAGTTTCCAGCAATAATCGTTGATGATGCTCCTAGCTCTTCTGTAAAGAGCTATAATCCTGTTTAAAATCCTCTCATTGTACCTCCACCTCTTGGAATACTTCTTTTGAATCTCCTCAGCCCTAGCCCTCTTACTCAATGCCTCAACAAACCTTGTCTTGCACCTCCTAGTCTCAGAGCCATCAAAAACTGCAACAGTTCTCAAATTTAAATCAACTGCTGTGAGACCCCTCGGATTATATGGCTTGTAGCCAACCTCGAAGACTATGCTGGCAAACAGCTTTTTGTTCTCATATTTCACGTGAACCTCCTTCCACTTCAAACCTGTGAATCTCTCGATACACCCTCTTCTGTGCTTGAGTCTCAGAGTATACTACTTGTTTCTCAGAATAACCCTGGCTACCCCCTTCTCCAACTCTACTCTAGCATCTTGGTAGTCTAGCCTTGCTGAAAGCTTTCTAATCCTCGGC
It contains:
- a CDS encoding zinc ribbon domain-containing protein, which produces MEADTIAYRKLQFTIIAKAIEHNVPIIVVDPRNTSSTCPRRSSRLIYVHRLAICRRCGFKRDRDFVGAMNI